The segment aaatataaatatatatatatatatatatatttatatacatatatatttatacatatatacatatatatatatatatatatatatatatatatatatgtatgtatgtatatatatacatatatatatatatatgtatgtatgtatatatatatacatatatacatatatatatgtatatatatgtatgtatatatgtatatacatatatgtatatatgtatatatatatgtatatacatatatacatacatacatatatatatatatatatatatatatatatatatatacatgcatacatatatatatatatatatatatatatatatatatatatatgtatgtatatatgcatatacatatatgtatatatatatatatatatatatatatacatatacatatatatatatatatatatatatctatatatgcatacatatatatatatatatatacatatatatatatatatatatatatatatatatatatatatatatatatatatatatatacatacacacacatacacataaacatatatatatatatatatatatatatatatatatatatatatatatatatatatatatatatatatatatatatatacacacacacacacacacacacacacacacacacacacacacacacacacagatatatatatatatatatatatatatatatatatatatatatatatatatatatatatgtatatatatatatatatatatatatatatatatatatatatatatatatatatatatatatatatatacatacacacacatacacataaacatatatatatatatatatatatatatatatatatatatatatatatatatatatatatatatatatatatgtgattttccACATCGCAACGAAACACATCGTTTAAAATTGCAGATGCGGGTCACTTCCCGATTCATTTTCGAGGCAAGTCCTGCATTCTCGTTTGTCACTCGGCAATCCCATTCAGACCTTTCCCTCACACTTCCACCCGATGCACACTTTGAGCTGCCTTCCAAAATCGGGACACAGGTGCAAGCGAGTGGTTGAAAGAGGCATATTCATATGCACAAGACAGTTAAATTCTACAAGTGTGTGCAATTCTTCGTGCATGCATACACGGGCTCATACaagcatacgtatatgtatatatatatatatatatatatatatatatatatatatatatatatgtatgtatatatgtatatatatgcaaatatatgtatatatttatacatacatatacaaatatatatatatatgtatatgttttatatatgtatatatgtatatatatacatatatatatatatatatatatattacatatatatataaatatatatatatatatataaatatatatatatatatatatatatatatatatatgtaatatatatatatatatatatataaataaataaataaataaataaatatatatatatatatatgtatatatatatgcaaatacatgtatatatttatacatacatatacaaatatatatatgtttatgttttatatacatgtatacatatatatatatatatatatatatatatatatatatatatatatatatatatatatatatatatatatatatatatctatatctatatatatatatatatatatatatatatatacatatatatacatatatatatatatatatatatatatatatatatataaatatatatatatatatatatatatatatatatatatatatacacatatatatataatgtgtgtgtgtgtgtgtgtgtgtatatatttatatatatatatgcaaatatattatatatttatacatacatatacaaatatatatatgtaaatgttttatatatatgtatatatgtatatatgtatatatatatatatatatatatatatatatatatatatatatttatatatatatatatgtatatatatatatatttatatatatatatgtatatatatatatgtatgtatttatatatatatatatatatatatacatacatatatatgtatatatatatatgcaaatatatgtatatatttatacatacatatataaatatatatatatatatatataatatatatatttatatatatatatatatatataatatataatatatataatatatatatatatatatatatatatatatatatacatatgtatatatatatatatatatatatatatatatatatatatatatatatatatatatatatatatatatatatagagagagagagagagagagagagagagattgtatatgtgtacacatatgtatcatatatatatatatatatatatatatatatatatatatatatatatatatatacatatatatatgtatatatgtatatatatatacatatatatatatatatatatatatatatatatatatatacatatatacatatatatatgtatatatgtatatatatatatatacatatatatatatatatatatatatatatacatatatatatgtatatatgtatatatgtatatatatatatatatatacatatatacatatatatatacatatacatatatacatatatatatatatatatatatatatatatatatatatatatatacatatatacatgtatatatacatataaacatatatacatatatacatatatatatatatatatatatatatgtatatatatatatatatatatatatatatatatatatatatattcgtatatatatacatatatatatatacatgtatctatatatatataaatatatatatatacatatatatacatatatatatatatacatatatacatatatatatatacatatataaatatatatatacatatatatatatatatatatatatatatatatatatatatatatatatacatatatatatatatacatatatatatatatatatatgtatatatatatatatatatatatatatatatatacctatatatatatatatatatatatatatatatatatatatatatatacatatatatatatatatatatatatatatatatatatatatatatatacctatatatatatatatatacctatatatatatatatatatacatatatatatatatatatacatatatatatatatatgtatatatatatatatatatatatatatatatatacatatatatatatatatacatatatatatatatatatgtatatatatatatatatatatatacatatatatatatatatatgtatatatatatatatgtatatatatatatatatatatatatatacatatatatatatatacatgtatatatatatatacatgtatatatatatatatatatatatatatatatatatatatatatatatatatatatatacatatacatatatatatcctgttcCATGCAGGTGTCGAAAAGTGTTGGTTCACAGCCCTACCTCACTCCTGAATTCCCTAGGAAGAAGCTAACTAGAATTCCACCATACTTCCATTAGCATTAGACAGGCTTATttgtaaattatatacatacatacatacatacaaacacacacatatatatacatatatttataaataatcaaTATGAATGCACATTCATTGTAAAAGAAATGAGTAAGCAATTTGGTGATATTGCAACAAAACAAATAAGCATTTGTTGAACGTATTCATCATATGTCATCATAGGAAAGTACAAGATCTTTTACAAGAACAAAACACATTTATATGATAACAATTTTATTTGAAAATCACAGTTCTATGGACGGCAAGCAAGTGTTATAAGCACAATTACTTTGTTGGCAGTCAGTCAGCATCACTTAATTTTGTACCTGTTACACAAGATGCAAAACTACATAAAAGCATTATCTTACTCTTCTTTAAGAAATTAGTCAACATTCTCTTCATTATATCGCAAAGGATATTCAAAATCGAAAAAATACTTTAATTCTTTCAGGCAATCTGTCTTAAATACTGAAAAGTATTTAGGATGATCATATAAGAAGCATTACCAAATGAAAGCTCAAGTTTTGAAATAAACCTGCAATTTATGAAGAGCAtttgtttatgaaaatgaaatcagcttgaaatatcaaaaagaaaaaaggataatttaGGATCTTGAAATTAGAATTACCTTGTTGGTTATGTGACAAGGATTGACGAAATTAAAAATCCTAAATTCTGACCTCTCTCTCATATGTTATAATCCCTTAATGAAATTTTCTATCATATATGCTTGCAAAACCATTAAAGATCAAACAGATAATAAATGTGGAAGTAAAATATTGACTAAGTGACTGGAGTCTTGTCTGTATTTTACTTCTTTAGTTTTTCTTCCTTATACAATGTCTCTGATCTTGCATGTGATCATCATTTGGTTTTAATCATTAAAGCCATTAATCCTATTTTCTGTTAAAACTCCACGAAGAACAGCACTCGGTATCATTAAGTCAATATAACTATTCAAATACTAATGATTGTGGCCACTTaaaatatatcacatacataaattttaataaaataatCTTAACAATGGCACTGAACATGTGCAGAAATGTCAACTGATTTACAAAAATCTATTAGAAAATCACTAGAGCATCATAATCAGTGGAATAAACAAAGTGAAGTATtctttatataaatcatataatcaACAAAAGCGGCAGTAATTTATCACACTGTCAATATATCAGTAATAAAACCTCTAACCTAAGAATAAATGTTTGTACATGGAGATCATGGGAGGAATGTTTGAAGTTTCACACATGAAATAACGATACTCTTTAAACACTTGACtatcattaatttcttttcaCATAGTCTTGTGAAAGTAGGAAATAGACCTTTTAAATGCAACCTTTGCACTGACTGGCTAGGATATTCCCTGATCTCCACTCACATGGCATATAAGTGACATTCTGTATTAAGATGAATGTCTGCATAAAACAATTTGAACTGTTTATCACTCAAGAGTAAATGTATTGCATTGAGTGTCTCACAACAATATCTATAACAACTTTATAAAAATGAAGCAACCAttttaaaaacaacaaataaggTTTACTGTTTATCAGTAATTAACAGAATTAAAGAAATCATACCTGTATGATATGTGTATTCCAGTATACACCAAATCAACTGGCAGACATCTCATTCACAAATGTAACTATCACTGTTActtgaaatgaagaaaataaataaaaataaaaattaaatatagataaaacaaCAGCCAAGCTTGTGAGGGGTAGCTGAGGCAGATCCAGGTTTTAGTTGAGAACACAAAGCAAAAGGTCTGATTGTCCTTCACGTTTCCCTGACTGACCCTAAAGCACTTCAGAATTATTCTTAGTAGTTGAGCCTTTGTAAGATGAACGATGGCATGGAAATCACATGAACGTTGAATCCGCCGAGGCAACCTGTGGGTGGTGGTGTGAAGACCGTGACTGGAACAACTCCCGGAGGAGGGCAGCTTTCTCTCGCTCCAGGGCAGTGATTCGTTCACTCTTGTTGCTTACTTCCTAcagtagaaaaaaagggaaaaagtattTAATTAAGTAACAGTAGATTCTGTGACATTTAAGCAGGCAAAAATATAAACCTTTTAAGTTTGGCACATTTAGTCTATTctgtaaaagtaataaagaaaataagaaagaaaggaaaaaaatatatatatattgctactgCAACAGTGCATTCGACCAGACAATTTCACTTAAAAGGCAAATATTCTGCTTCATTTCAACATACTGTGTaataatgtaaacataataaaccCTTAAAATATATAAAGCTTTAGGATCATTACATTTTTCATACCTCAGTGAGCAAGTGGTTCTGATCCTTCAGTCTATCAATGACACGATCCTGgtcttctgcttctgctccttGACATCTGGATGAGGCAGTTGCTCCTTCACCCAGGCTCCCTGTGTGTGGAAGGGCAGACGACATGGGGCGGATGGCCAAGTTCATGTGTGTTGGCAGGCCTCTCTCCGTGGCCTCCATCAAGGCCTGTAAGTGGGCATTTACCTCATGGATACGTGCCAACTGGAAGTGTAACTTCTCCTGTTGGGCTTCAATGCTGGGTTCCTGTTTGAAAAAATAATGACttgaaaaaaatggggaaagttGGAGTCACACTAACAAATATAGTGGAAAGAAGTTTGGAAAATCATTTTGCCATGAACATCTCAACCTGCTTTACTTACATGTTTTGGAGGTCCATGTGGCAGCTGATGAATTCTCTCTGTTATACCTTGGAGCTGCTGTCTATACCATGCTCTGGCTCTCTCAACTACCTCATACCCTTGCACCAACATGTCTCTCTCAGCCTCTAGTTGCTTCAAACGCCGCAGCTGTGCAAATTTTAGAAAACAATTCATGAATAAATATTCACTTCATACTCTCCTAATTTTTCATGACTTCAAGGTAAATGaacaaaatatcaaaaaaagataaaagctgGAACCTGACTAACCATATTGTTGTCAATGCCATTCTGGAGTGTGTGTCTCCTTGGCTCTCTTCTTCTGCTGGACCTCTTATTCGCAGGAGCTGCAGCAGCCATGGCAGTTGTGGAAGGTGCAGCAGCAGCTGAGAGAGCAGGAGGCTCAGAGTGGTTCACCACAGCTGCTCTTGTGCTATCACCTCCATCACCCACTCCACGGCCCATAGGCTCTACAGCCTGAACtctattttaaaagatatattttattcattttatacatTTTACCTATGTATTTTTTAAGCAATTCTCAATATATTTCTAAACCAACAGATGCCACTGGTTTAAAGTAACATGAATGATTTTTTGCAATGAATATTGTAATAATTTCCATAAatcttccccactctttctttGGGGATACCCAATCTTCCTTGAAGAAGGAACAGAGCTAACATCAAGCTGATCTTATAACCTCAACCTAACCCAGGAATTAGCCTATTACtgttttgtgaaatgtatttACAAATAGAAGGCTCTACATGTGCTCAGCCACCATGGAGTCAGTTACAGTCCTAAGTGACCTTCCCTGAcatcctgtttcttttttcttcttctttaaatggtattaatatatatgctattattatcatcactacagacattatgattatcataatatcatgaacatcaacaataaccaaaaaatatatatttacaaaaaacaaggaaaaggataaacacaTAAGTTTTGTAGAACTAGTAACTGACTACTTGGTGAATAAACTTGGTGAATAAGCCCTTGTGAAAACATGCTATCCCCTGCAACAATGATTTCATCTTTTCCTATCCACAGAGGGAGGGATCTTTACTTCCTCGtacactccttcctcttctctaccttGAAACCAGTTCTATAAAAAAGATGCAATCTACCCAATCACACTCAAGCTGTATTACATCAACTCAAAAGATTATTTCTAGTATCTTTGCATCCATATTTCCACAACAATGCATCAGCattgattatgatattgaatGAAAACTGGTTATCAACTAGTACTATAAAGAAGGAATTTTACTATTACAGCTAACCTTGGCTCCTTGAATTCCTTCTCGTgcatgattttgttgttattgttgctgtctcCAAGATCTcccttgcttctctctttatGCCATGTCTGCAAGGCTGAGCGTATTCCAGCACGCCCAAGAGGAACATGGTTTGCCTTTTCCTCAGGGTCAAGCAACCTTTCCAGACTAGAACCTCTTTCACGGCGAAATTCCATGTAATCTGAACGTTCTCtgtaaaaatgaagaaatgaatattattgtcatcttcttACACTGATTTTATATTTGAAGTTATCAAAAGTAAATTTAACCCTCTGTACATGTACCGTCAACTATGAATTTTGTTGTATGCAGATAGCTCCAAAAGCGTTCAGCCACCCAGGAGGCAATTAGTGGGCCCTATGTTACCTCTCCTGATTTCCCAATTCTTTGAATCATCAGGGAAAAtgtttttctaatgctattaatattgatactgttgttaTAACTATTGACACTGTGACTATTACACtgttataaaaatatcaataacaatattaaggggaccgtccctgagagaggggggaggagggggttaaattgagttagttagcgtatagtataggtacatggatgaggaaactaccaaacgagtattaaccgcctgctatggctcgttgtcttgcagccggcgtgcgagtccctcagcacccggagaggtacgtcgctattgagcgcccaggtacacctatgtggacttttgcttgcggcaatcgtgcataaggcatttaattatgacattgcgcatagatatgagttcgtgaatgttcaaggaacacttttataccaatatcaggaaaaaattatatcaccgtgatttatgacgaaatattttgtgaaatatatctaaaaaaaaatgtatgttttgtgtccttttacacacgaaatatgctttgatcgagactccctggtaatatgttttagtttacgtggtaatatatacgtatatcacatacgaagcactaatgtttaaaaatagccttataaggaaggattgaaatatttccgttacatttcgctcaacggtcggtacatcacagcagggggcaatttgaattgatttgaaattggcagttaccgttgtaaagaccaattcaatacgaatgttacctaaatgtcggatttttaaacttcggatgtataagcgagatacagattatttcatgttgaagatgatagtactcagtaatacctgctctgaaataaaaactatatggaattttgagctcggttgtatgcgtagtcttcgtctggcgttcaaaaagctatcgcatccgtttcgtgcgttcccgataaaaatgaatatgtttagacgttaccgtaagtcttaggcaccataaattggcaaatatcccacaacacataggcgtctgcatgattttatgcacttcttagtaaagataatgggtgcaaatggctaatcataaactttacacttgttctcccttgcaatctgctaatattgacaattatcaaagaaaatgggtatgagagggataactaataaattttattatttagatatgaaagtcaatgtaggcctactaaatgatgatgattaatctttttaactttatgtgcgtgcgttcacgtacatatgatcctcctcgaaaattataaacacccagtgaccatctccccctcccccccccctgtgtgaggcatggggaatattcaacgactttcgtaagttctcgaattcaatgtactaaattcatatgcttttgaaattctcaaaattgaaccaccatgttgtattcatgccaggactttataattagaatgattttgtactaatattgccatccacagttccccatttcttcaaaaaaaaaaaaaataaataaaaaaaaaatggaaaataaaaaaaaatattttttttaaaaaaaggtttttatctggtttagattagttttctctatggtaaaatgcatttattaagcttttcacacgaaaatatcaactttaatgaacaacgaaaaaaaaaaaaaaaaaaaaaagtgacatacctttacagaatagcgtccctattgaacatgaaaattcctattgacttggtaatcattgcattgcaaagtacactaaataagcgtttttttgatatataatatcattagattcagagaaaaataacagagataacgaactttggcaaggtgccaaatacaaaacgccgtagctcggctatttttttatgactcttcggtacttcccaactcacgtaattttcatgcgatccaaatgcagtttgttgctttcactagagcctcggcgtcccatagccatgta is part of the Penaeus vannamei isolate JL-2024 chromosome 19, ASM4276789v1, whole genome shotgun sequence genome and harbors:
- the LOC113821169 gene encoding suppressor APC domain-containing protein 2 isoform X1 yields the protein MLVHRRPHYGKPRGSSVMTATQTAGGFAALDGLPKPFVNAMRTLFDIMDDQRTGYVKFSEIERRWQDDGTQGMPRGVLGSLRKVTPPDGYLSFERFCAGLQISLLRNKMDDPSSSSCGNSMPVKPGPPPTKSSSISSMGPPPPSKPSIVSSMGPPPLPHSRPPSAPLLDEEHSKQPRTNANMPSNIRSNIGVPQHHRAERTMSMPHLDEPLNQHEAAPLHQYDHADVRSHASKPDIKMGVGGIMGHSKSMGNMQGPPKPPRALERERGTHSLDRNLENRGITDHPRIPSDIRGTHSLERDHSERKWSHERLERPHRERERSDYMEFRRERGSSLERLLDPEEKANHVPLGRAGIRSALQTWHKERSKGDLGDSNNNNKIMHEKEFKEPRVQAVEPMGRGVGDGGDSTRAAVVNHSEPPALSAAAAPSTTAMAAAAPANKRSSRRREPRRHTLQNGIDNNMLRRLKQLEAERDMLVQGYEVVERARAWYRQQLQGITERIHQLPHGPPKHEPSIEAQQEKLHFQLARIHEVNAHLQALMEATERGLPTHMNLAIRPMSSALPHTGSLGEGATASSRCQGAEAEDQDRVIDRLKDQNHLLTEEVSNKSERITALEREKAALLRELFQSRSSHHHPQVASADSTFM
- the LOC113821169 gene encoding suppressor APC domain-containing protein 2 isoform X2, with the protein product MTATQTAGGFAALDGLPKPFVNAMRTLFDIMDDQRTGYVKFSEIERRWQDDGTQGMPRGVLGSLRKVTPPDGYLSFERFCAGLQISLLRNKMDDPSSSSCGNSMPVKPGPPPTKSSSISSMGPPPPSKPSIVSSMGPPPLPHSRPPSAPLLDEEHSKQPRTNANMPSNIRSNIGVPQHHRAERTMSMPHLDEPLNQHEAAPLHQYDHADVRSHASKPDIKMGVGGIMGHSKSMGNMQGPPKPPRALERERGTHSLDRNLENRGITDHPRIPSDIRGTHSLERDHSERKWSHERLERPHRERERSDYMEFRRERGSSLERLLDPEEKANHVPLGRAGIRSALQTWHKERSKGDLGDSNNNNKIMHEKEFKEPRVQAVEPMGRGVGDGGDSTRAAVVNHSEPPALSAAAAPSTTAMAAAAPANKRSSRRREPRRHTLQNGIDNNMLRRLKQLEAERDMLVQGYEVVERARAWYRQQLQGITERIHQLPHGPPKHEPSIEAQQEKLHFQLARIHEVNAHLQALMEATERGLPTHMNLAIRPMSSALPHTGSLGEGATASSRCQGAEAEDQDRVIDRLKDQNHLLTEEVSNKSERITALEREKAALLRELFQSRSSHHHPQVASADSTFM